The following are encoded together in the Candidatus Methylomirabilis oxygeniifera genome:
- a CDS encoding exported protein of unknown function (Evidence 5 : No homology to any previously reported sequences), translating to MRLVLLWVATLAVSFLGMSVYPSADTYRYWFIAAVLFSFMMGFGSAVIKNPLLRGLYILAAVIPFFIHSSKINEEITVLFQRESSIAYKTSQSMLDERYRNAVMMFPDSPYTHSGYIYSMQNAYQRVLGVEALPTFYPFELLAFYPDILQDFDGVYEITPHEIIDITQSIKKRSDLFLAALTDQKPEFGLLQSGEELAVSLKCRSGRSVTSFIIEQEQFADKQRVSRNVLPYLERLNLSNTIKKSGNARLVPIEEISYKKKTWYFGRERIPDATLLITNLCSDLSGNNTRLSDVLYIPLAKRFHIS from the coding sequence ATGCGATTGGTTCTCTTGTGGGTAGCGACCCTCGCTGTGTCTTTTCTTGGTATGTCTGTATATCCTTCGGCAGACACCTATCGCTATTGGTTCATTGCCGCAGTTCTGTTTTCCTTTATGATGGGGTTTGGCTCGGCTGTCATCAAAAACCCTCTGCTTAGGGGATTGTACATCCTGGCGGCAGTCATTCCGTTCTTCATTCACAGCTCGAAAATAAACGAGGAAATCACGGTCTTGTTTCAACGTGAATCGTCTATAGCCTATAAGACGTCACAATCTATGCTTGATGAGAGATACCGCAACGCAGTGATGATGTTTCCGGACAGCCCGTATACTCATTCCGGGTATATATATTCGATGCAAAACGCATATCAGAGGGTCCTGGGAGTCGAAGCCCTCCCTACGTTCTATCCCTTTGAACTGCTGGCATTTTATCCGGACATATTACAAGATTTCGATGGCGTGTATGAAATAACACCACACGAAATTATCGATATTACACAGTCTATAAAAAAGAGATCGGATCTTTTTTTGGCAGCGTTGACCGATCAGAAACCGGAATTCGGACTCTTGCAGAGCGGAGAAGAGTTAGCGGTAAGTCTCAAGTGCAGATCCGGCAGATCGGTCACCTCGTTTATCATAGAGCAAGAGCAGTTTGCCGATAAGCAGCGCGTGAGTAGAAACGTTCTTCCTTACCTTGAGAGATTGAACTTGAGCAACACCATAAAAAAGAGCGGGAACGCCAGACTGGTGCCGATAGAGGAGATTTCATATAAGAAGAAAACGTGGTATTTCGGACGAGAACGCATTCCGGATGCTACGCTATTGATAACAAATTTGTGCAGTGATCTATCGGGAAACAATACGCGTTTATCGGATGTTTTGTATATTCCTTTGGCGAAGAGGTTTCACATAAGCTAA
- a CDS encoding Glycosyl transferase, family 2, producing MDDEQIQLSVAIPTYNEANRIGPSLHRVWDYLRSRYGAGGFEMIVVDDGSRDSTVAVVEQFGMRAPELRLVRFSRNRGKGAAVRAGMIAATGKAVLFSDADLSTPIEDVEGALRLLADGGDVVIGSRALPGSLILVRQHPLRESMGRLFNRLIRVLLRIPFRDTQCGFKLFRREAAHAIFQRARIDGFAFDVEVILIAMQLGYTVREMPVHWSNDPASRVTLSRHPAQMIADLWRIRTGRMSGR from the coding sequence ATGGATGATGAGCAGATTCAACTCAGCGTGGCGATTCCCACATACAATGAGGCGAACCGGATCGGCCCGTCGCTCCACCGGGTGTGGGACTATTTGCGGTCCCGATACGGGGCGGGCGGATTCGAGATGATTGTGGTGGATGACGGATCGCGCGACAGCACGGTCGCCGTTGTGGAACAATTCGGGATGCGCGCGCCGGAGTTGCGACTGGTCCGCTTCTCACGGAACCGAGGCAAGGGCGCCGCCGTTCGGGCCGGCATGATAGCGGCCACAGGGAAGGCCGTGCTGTTCTCGGATGCGGACCTCTCCACACCGATCGAGGATGTGGAGGGCGCGTTAAGGCTGCTGGCGGACGGCGGAGATGTCGTGATCGGCTCGCGCGCGCTGCCTGGATCGCTGATTCTGGTGCGTCAGCATCCGTTGCGCGAGTCGATGGGACGACTGTTCAATCGCCTTATCCGGGTCCTCCTTCGGATCCCGTTTCGAGATACGCAGTGCGGATTCAAGCTGTTTCGGCGCGAGGCGGCGCATGCGATCTTCCAGCGCGCACGTATCGACGGCTTTGCCTTCGACGTCGAGGTTATCCTCATCGCGATGCAGTTGGGATATACCGTACGCGAGATGCCGGTACACTGGAGCAATGATCCGGCGAGTAGGGTGACCCTGAGTCGCCACCCCGCACAGATGATCGCCGATCTCTGGCGGATCAGGACCGGGCGCATGAGCGGCCGATGA
- a CDS encoding putative Permease YjgP/YjgQ (Evidence 3 : Function proposed based on presence of conserved amino acid motif, structural feature or limited homology) — MLTVPMRILDRYLAKEFLRICAFSLVIFLALSVIVDLFDRLSRFLDVSGVVVIQYYIYRLPWFGFQVMPVAVLLAALFSLGKMARHNELLAMKMGHLSIFRIVVPPLVLGLVVSFAALILGESIVPRMNERALDAYRVKVQKVSPFQRTKNNDIWYRAKGNRFLHISLLEAASGSIRGLTVFELSPDFRLARRIDAKEARWQDGQWRLQNGEISRTKPDGTFRVDPFTHLTLYLEEKPEDLAHVVREAEEMTSSELREYIERLAKAGVSSVRYQVDLAAKGSTAFTNLVMAFIGIAFALRTGKRGVMAWTGACVVAAVCYSILNSFSISLGRGDVLPPLVAAWLPNVLFTTAGLASVLRIKT, encoded by the coding sequence ATGCTGACCGTTCCCATGCGAATCCTGGATCGGTATCTTGCGAAAGAGTTTCTCAGAATCTGTGCCTTCTCACTGGTGATCTTCCTCGCGCTCTCCGTCATCGTAGACCTATTCGATCGCCTCTCCCGCTTCCTTGACGTATCCGGCGTGGTGGTGATCCAGTATTACATCTACAGGCTGCCATGGTTCGGGTTCCAGGTCATGCCGGTGGCAGTACTCCTCGCCGCCCTGTTCAGCCTTGGGAAAATGGCGAGGCACAATGAACTGCTTGCCATGAAAATGGGTCATCTGAGCATCTTCCGCATCGTTGTTCCGCCATTGGTTCTTGGCCTCGTCGTCAGCTTTGCCGCCTTAATTCTCGGCGAGTCGATTGTTCCTCGAATGAACGAGCGTGCGCTGGATGCCTATCGGGTGAAGGTGCAGAAGGTCTCCCCCTTCCAGCGCACCAAAAACAACGATATCTGGTACCGGGCCAAAGGTAACCGGTTTTTGCATATCTCGCTGCTGGAGGCGGCATCGGGCAGCATCCGAGGATTGACCGTCTTTGAACTCTCACCGGATTTCAGACTGGCGAGAAGGATCGATGCAAAGGAGGCCAGATGGCAAGACGGACAGTGGCGGCTTCAGAACGGCGAAATATCCCGGACCAAGCCTGATGGGACCTTCCGGGTTGATCCGTTCACACACCTCACGCTCTACCTCGAAGAAAAACCCGAGGATCTCGCCCATGTGGTGCGTGAGGCCGAAGAGATGACCTCGTCTGAGCTTCGGGAGTATATTGAGAGACTGGCCAAAGCCGGGGTGAGCTCTGTCCGGTATCAGGTGGACCTGGCCGCAAAGGGCTCTACGGCCTTCACGAATCTCGTCATGGCCTTCATTGGGATCGCCTTCGCCCTTCGCACCGGTAAGCGAGGCGTGATGGCCTGGACGGGCGCCTGCGTGGTAGCAGCCGTCTGCTACTCGATCCTCAACTCCTTCAGTATTTCTCTGGGACGGGGCGACGTCCTGCCCCCGCTGGTCGCGGCCTGGCTGCCTAACGTCCTGTTCACCACTGCCGGTCTCGCCTCCGTACTCAGGATCAAAACCTAG
- a CDS encoding putative Permease YjgP/YjgQ family protein (Evidence 3 : Function proposed based on presence of conserved amino acid motif, structural feature or limited homology): MQHSHRVPRTSHPTPPIDGTTVFTGWLRPFCLIDRHLLREMAASFALGLGTFTFVLLMDQMMRLMDLIINKGAPVGVVLRLISYILPFSFTVTIPMSVLLAVLATYGRVSSEGEAIVLKTSGLSLYRLMAPGVLFGVVATFATLWISTLVQPSSTKAFKTLTHQLYHTHVLTALENGIFNTEYPGLAIYVDRSEKTDGTLHGILVIDQRNQADQRLIIAQEGKLLNKDDETEAPIGLQLSRGTLQISSRDHPDRYRNLDFETYDLQILTGGTVAETVARVRQSKEMNIGELRTEIARLNKDGGKAWPLQVELHKKFSLPIACLILSMIGAPLAMRIKKAGRGVSLALSVAFAVFYYILLATGESLGSRGRIDPALGVWFPNLTLGMIAIGLVLTEDREAFLPARLQSLIWRAISVRRSAFSRKRSC, from the coding sequence ATGCAGCATTCGCACCGCGTACCACGCACGTCGCACCCCACCCCTCCTATCGACGGGACGACCGTTTTCACCGGATGGCTGCGTCCTTTCTGTCTGATCGATCGACATCTGCTGCGAGAGATGGCGGCCTCATTCGCGCTCGGACTCGGGACCTTTACCTTCGTACTGTTGATGGACCAGATGATGCGCTTGATGGATCTGATCATCAATAAAGGAGCGCCCGTTGGAGTCGTCCTCCGTCTCATCTCGTACATTCTTCCCTTTTCTTTTACGGTGACGATTCCGATGTCCGTGCTGTTAGCCGTCCTGGCGACGTATGGCCGAGTCTCGTCCGAGGGGGAGGCGATCGTGCTCAAAACAAGCGGCCTCAGTTTGTACCGCCTCATGGCGCCAGGCGTCCTCTTCGGCGTCGTAGCCACGTTCGCCACCCTGTGGATCAGTACCCTGGTGCAACCCAGCAGCACGAAGGCCTTCAAAACGTTGACACATCAGCTCTATCACACTCACGTGCTCACGGCCCTCGAGAACGGCATATTCAACACCGAATACCCAGGACTTGCGATCTACGTGGATCGCTCGGAAAAAACGGACGGGACACTTCACGGCATCCTGGTCATCGATCAAAGAAACCAGGCCGATCAGCGCCTGATCATCGCTCAAGAAGGTAAACTGCTCAATAAGGATGATGAGACGGAGGCGCCGATCGGACTCCAATTATCAAGGGGAACGCTCCAGATCAGTTCTCGCGATCATCCGGACCGCTATCGAAATCTCGATTTCGAAACGTACGATCTTCAGATCCTGACCGGTGGCACCGTTGCTGAAACGGTGGCGCGGGTCCGGCAGAGTAAAGAGATGAATATCGGGGAGCTGCGGACGGAGATTGCGCGACTCAATAAAGACGGAGGTAAGGCGTGGCCGCTGCAGGTAGAACTGCATAAAAAATTTTCACTCCCGATTGCGTGCCTCATCTTAAGCATGATAGGCGCGCCGCTTGCCATGCGCATCAAGAAAGCCGGCCGCGGTGTCAGCCTGGCCCTCAGCGTGGCCTTTGCCGTGTTCTACTATATCCTGCTCGCAACCGGCGAGAGCCTCGGTTCTCGCGGGCGAATCGATCCTGCCCTCGGTGTATGGTTCCCGAATCTCACCCTGGGCATGATCGCAATCGGCTTAGTTCTTACGGAGGACCGCGAGGCCTTTCTACCGGCCAGGCTTCAATCGCTGATATGGAGAGCTATCAGCGTCCGGCGATCAGCTTTCAGCAGGAAAAGGTCTTGCTGA
- a CDS encoding membrane protein of unknown function (Evidence 5 : No homology to any previously reported sequences): protein MGIVVVMIGAVMLAVTFIAVMKKSTREGVGAWLVEKPLRIWWLPCLLLMLYSMVSAAVSQWSFNAFTLLAVYFGLPTLLLYLTGPKSGTALTGRDLAINFAVVLWIWLLIELKIVNTNWLRVQFGGAKSTALPLGVYAAIIYALVVLSGWRRFDLKCDLSVKRSDVLPTAATFGILAITLLLITLSTGLTTVGIAKVVRLNPLGVPLIIAVPVAVFIAVPMIFMSIGVVEEILFRDAIQNLLRHRLGPICALVVASIVFGLAHVNKRALGFDVPNWPYAGVAAIAGLGYGFVFWKTNSVIASATVHAMVDAMWVLFLRGGK, encoded by the coding sequence ATGGGGATTGTGGTGGTTATGATCGGCGCCGTCATGCTGGCGGTGACCTTTATTGCGGTGATGAAAAAATCTACTCGAGAAGGCGTAGGCGCCTGGCTTGTGGAAAAGCCTCTCCGTATCTGGTGGCTTCCGTGTCTGCTGCTTATGCTTTACAGTATGGTCAGTGCGGCGGTCAGCCAGTGGAGCTTCAATGCCTTTACGCTGTTAGCGGTCTATTTTGGATTACCGACATTGCTGCTCTACTTGACCGGACCAAAATCCGGCACTGCACTGACCGGGCGAGACCTGGCCATTAATTTTGCCGTGGTGTTGTGGATCTGGTTACTGATTGAGTTGAAGATTGTGAATACAAATTGGCTTCGCGTGCAGTTCGGCGGAGCCAAGTCGACTGCACTACCGTTGGGCGTCTATGCGGCTATCATTTATGCGCTTGTTGTTCTTTCCGGGTGGAGAAGATTTGATCTGAAGTGCGATCTTTCCGTGAAAAGGTCCGACGTGCTCCCGACGGCGGCAACCTTCGGAATTTTAGCCATCACGCTGTTGTTGATTACGCTTTCTACCGGGCTGACCACGGTGGGAATCGCCAAGGTGGTGAGGCTGAATCCGCTTGGGGTTCCCCTGATTATCGCCGTGCCGGTCGCGGTATTCATCGCCGTTCCGATGATCTTTATGAGTATCGGAGTGGTTGAAGAAATACTGTTTCGCGACGCGATTCAGAATCTTCTTCGGCATCGTCTTGGGCCGATCTGTGCGCTGGTCGTTGCCTCTATCGTGTTTGGGCTGGCGCATGTGAATAAGAGAGCGCTAGGATTTGACGTGCCGAACTGGCCATACGCCGGGGTAGCCGCTATTGCCGGGTTAGGCTATGGATTTGTATTCTGGAAGACCAACTCTGTCATCGCATCTGCAACGGTCCACGCCATGGTAGACGCGATGTGGGTCCTCTTTCTGAGGGGCGGGAAATGA
- a CDS encoding exported protein of unknown function (Evidence 5 : No homology to any previously reported sequences) — MNRRGIGIVVLMGSLVILSEKVTWAQVAPERSTAMKQTAERVKAFAERMPESARNMLSSGALNLINLAERWDQITPHLRQARPASRPSDQPTVPPDVEEALANRILAPKQVSNPAIDVSSSRFTGFTQSETSTAWCGNNVVVGFNDSGSYVETYFSSGGLSFNGVARSTNKGGSFADLGHLNPGPVFTDFLGGDPVIACSDPNTFYYASLFARAATSDISVSKSTDGGATFGNPISAVSKSSLTHFPDKPWMAVDPTSPNRLFVTYTDFDSSGAMCGFDGGDPILRTAIELVRSTDGGVSWGPPVVVREVCDPDGVQGSQVAVGPAGEVYVAWEAFAASGASEIDIRKSTDNGSTFGPLVKVNDAICAGSCARLQGNFRSSEFPTLAVDRSGTSTNGYVYIAWNDGRNLTVPDFWVGAYGYTDILFSRSTDGGATWLAPVRVNNNPEPLSSGLGTDQYQPGIAVDKAGKIGVCFYDRRRDPSNFLIDWECASSKDAGISWKNKKMTKKNFPAVPSQDLLLNSRYMGDYDGLASDFTKTNSGFIGAWGDNSLGNPDIKAGKF; from the coding sequence ATGAATCGGCGAGGGATAGGGATCGTCGTTTTAATGGGTAGTCTCGTGATCCTGAGTGAGAAGGTTACATGGGCCCAGGTTGCTCCGGAACGGTCGACAGCCATGAAGCAGACGGCGGAACGGGTTAAAGCCTTCGCAGAACGCATGCCCGAATCTGCGCGAAATATGCTCTCAAGTGGCGCTCTCAACCTGATTAATCTGGCGGAGCGGTGGGATCAGATTACACCGCACCTGCGACAAGCGCGACCGGCGTCTCGCCCCTCGGATCAACCGACCGTGCCCCCCGACGTGGAAGAGGCTTTGGCGAATCGGATCCTGGCACCCAAACAGGTCTCGAACCCGGCTATAGACGTATCGTCCTCTCGCTTTACCGGGTTTACCCAGAGTGAAACCTCGACCGCCTGGTGCGGGAACAATGTGGTAGTCGGTTTTAACGACTCTGGGAGTTATGTGGAGACATACTTTTCATCCGGAGGATTGAGCTTTAATGGGGTTGCCCGCTCAACCAATAAGGGGGGGTCGTTTGCCGACTTGGGCCACCTGAACCCCGGGCCGGTGTTCACCGACTTTCTCGGGGGAGACCCGGTTATTGCGTGCAGCGATCCGAACACCTTCTACTACGCGTCGCTCTTCGCCAGGGCGGCAACCAGCGACATCTCAGTCTCAAAGTCGACTGACGGAGGGGCGACCTTTGGTAATCCGATCTCGGCGGTCAGTAAAAGTTCTCTCACACATTTTCCGGACAAACCGTGGATGGCTGTAGACCCCACAAGTCCAAACCGACTCTTCGTCACCTATACAGACTTTGACTCCTCGGGCGCGATGTGCGGATTTGACGGCGGTGACCCCATCTTGAGAACCGCCATCGAACTGGTCCGCTCGACAGATGGAGGGGTAAGCTGGGGCCCTCCCGTGGTGGTCCGTGAGGTCTGCGATCCTGACGGCGTTCAGGGCTCACAGGTAGCGGTCGGCCCCGCCGGCGAGGTCTATGTCGCCTGGGAAGCGTTCGCGGCCTCAGGGGCGAGCGAGATCGACATCCGGAAGTCCACGGATAATGGGTCGACGTTCGGGCCTTTGGTGAAGGTGAACGATGCGATCTGTGCGGGAAGTTGCGCGCGTCTCCAGGGTAACTTTCGCTCATCTGAATTCCCCACACTGGCCGTAGACCGATCGGGTACCTCGACGAACGGCTACGTCTATATCGCCTGGAATGACGGTCGAAATCTGACGGTGCCGGATTTTTGGGTAGGGGCGTATGGGTATACTGACATCCTGTTCAGCCGCTCAACGGACGGCGGCGCGACCTGGTTGGCTCCTGTTCGGGTCAATAACAACCCCGAACCATTGTCGTCCGGTCTCGGAACCGACCAGTATCAGCCGGGGATCGCCGTGGACAAAGCGGGAAAGATCGGCGTCTGTTTCTATGATCGACGCCGGGACCCCAGTAATTTTCTGATCGACTGGGAATGCGCCTCCTCTAAGGATGCTGGGATCAGTTGGAAAAATAAGAAGATGACAAAGAAGAATTTTCCGGCGGTTCCGAGCCAGGATCTGTTGCTGAATTCCAGATACATGGGGGACTACGACGGCCTGGCCAGTGATTTCACTAAAACGAACAGCGGTTTTATCGGCGCCTGGGGGGATAACTCCCTCGGTAACCCCGATATCAAGGCTGGGAAATTTTAG
- a CDS encoding protein of unknown function (Evidence 5 : No homology to any previously reported sequences), with product MIGLLLLVTLASTELTIDLDRPLPSAFRCVQAVVTAQGESIIRVDEEQGMITTGLRPIDLETLHRIAVTDRAGAAIRWTKGIYQLSIALSPGEQGGTRVRAAARILGYGESDLRLMRPSPWWPLASTGHHEAGILAAVLASCRANP from the coding sequence ATGATAGGACTTCTCCTCCTCGTAACATTAGCCTCGACCGAGCTGACAATCGATCTGGATCGCCCCCTCCCGTCTGCTTTTCGGTGCGTTCAGGCGGTCGTCACCGCTCAAGGGGAATCGATCATCCGTGTTGACGAAGAACAGGGCATGATTACGACAGGGTTACGGCCGATCGATCTGGAAACACTCCACCGGATCGCCGTCACCGACCGTGCGGGAGCGGCAATCCGGTGGACGAAGGGAATCTACCAGCTTTCTATCGCCCTTTCCCCGGGCGAGCAAGGCGGAACCCGGGTTCGAGCTGCAGCCAGAATCCTTGGATACGGCGAGAGCGATCTGCGCCTTATGCGGCCTTCGCCATGGTGGCCGCTTGCCTCAACCGGCCACCATGAAGCCGGTATCCTCGCGGCCGTCCTCGCCTCCTGTCGAGCGAACCCCTAA
- a CDS encoding putative Metallo-beta-lactamase superfamily (Evidence 3 : Function proposed based on presence of conserved amino acid motif, structural feature or limited homology), whose protein sequence is MGETGPITALEAQDTERRPEIDGVRRPLVPLVIAFLLGIVATHLLQLPAVVWLLAGLAAAGLALLSAAYSRLLAAGAFLLLVFFSLGAGRLGVESSLLLPHHIDRLPEEVLEQPLLIEGVVASSSDPPAVDIGGVENDGKRVRVLLDLRTIWPAGREISVAGRARLTLLNPEIVPAYGERLRGQFKLRRPRGYRNPGGFDYPLYLRSQGVALEGWAGKGDPIERRGTGEGSRPLTLAYMLRNRMIHAVHSLLPPEQASLLVAMTLGERSGIPRRITEAFTTSGTYHILAISGLNVSLLAGALFFLLRAVRVPLRVSALLSMGLITFYAVLAGGSASVVRAAVMADVYLLGLVLDREADSLNTLALSALGLLLWQPLYLFDVGFQLTFVATGAIVVAVNRLPSASLPVPWRWAVTPLVLSIAAFLGTAPILVSTFHRLSLIGILANLPIVPLSGLLTGAGMLFAVLATVVPHFLGWFTVLIGWLIDLLVGLVGWFARLPCASVQLFSPSIPMVICYYVTLGTAIAAMGRRWLRYTALAAAAACVVLIGVRLLPIFQNGPLRMTVLDVGQGDAIVLELPGKRTILIDGGGLFDDRFDIGEQVVVPFLLSRWIGHLDAVILSHPHPDHLNGLQAVLRHIPIGQVWDSGQRTGMPTYLWFEEVLRDKRIPHKILQDGYRTSEFAPVQIAVLHPSSPMLQGSKRGRFSDVNSNSLVLSVKYGKVTLLLPGDIEEEAERLLLEQGTDLQAQVLKVPHHGGRTSSSEPFLARVYPKVAVVSAGYRNRFRHPHPETLDRYRANGIHLYRTDLNGAVTVSSDGNTIDVTTFRQSGRRFWRDGW, encoded by the coding sequence GTGGGTGAAACGGGACCGATCACCGCATTAGAGGCGCAAGACACCGAACGGCGCCCGGAGATTGACGGCGTACGACGTCCGCTCGTACCGCTGGTCATTGCGTTTCTCCTGGGCATTGTGGCTACACACCTTCTGCAGCTTCCGGCTGTCGTCTGGCTGCTCGCCGGACTCGCAGCGGCCGGCCTCGCCCTGTTGAGCGCGGCGTATAGCCGACTTCTCGCTGCCGGCGCCTTTCTGCTGCTCGTATTCTTTTCCCTGGGCGCGGGTCGCCTCGGAGTCGAGTCCTCTCTCCTCCTCCCGCATCATATTGATCGTCTGCCCGAAGAGGTGTTAGAACAGCCGCTCCTGATCGAAGGGGTTGTGGCCTCGTCAAGCGATCCCCCGGCGGTCGATATCGGGGGAGTCGAAAACGACGGGAAGCGAGTCCGGGTCCTTCTCGACCTGCGCACCATATGGCCGGCCGGACGAGAGATCAGTGTCGCCGGGCGTGCGCGTCTCACCCTTCTGAACCCCGAGATTGTTCCTGCCTATGGGGAACGTCTTCGCGGGCAGTTCAAGCTTCGGCGGCCTCGAGGATACCGCAACCCCGGTGGGTTCGACTACCCGCTCTATCTCAGAAGTCAGGGCGTCGCACTTGAAGGATGGGCGGGTAAAGGCGATCCCATCGAGCGGCGAGGAACAGGCGAAGGGAGCAGGCCGCTTACCTTGGCCTATATGCTCCGCAATCGAATGATTCATGCTGTGCACAGCCTGCTTCCACCCGAGCAGGCCTCCCTGCTGGTCGCTATGACGCTCGGCGAGCGGTCCGGCATTCCGCGGCGGATCACCGAGGCGTTTACAACGTCCGGCACCTATCACATTCTGGCCATTTCCGGTTTAAACGTCAGCCTCCTCGCCGGCGCACTGTTTTTTCTTCTGAGGGCCGTCCGTGTCCCGTTGCGCGTGAGCGCGCTGCTCTCAATGGGTCTCATCACCTTTTATGCAGTCCTTGCCGGCGGGAGCGCATCAGTGGTCAGGGCGGCCGTCATGGCCGACGTGTATCTGCTGGGACTGGTCCTTGATCGGGAGGCCGATTCGCTCAATACCCTCGCCCTCTCAGCTCTCGGGCTTCTCCTCTGGCAACCTCTGTATCTGTTCGACGTCGGGTTTCAGCTTACCTTTGTGGCGACCGGAGCGATCGTGGTGGCGGTCAATCGGCTGCCGTCGGCTTCGCTGCCGGTGCCGTGGCGATGGGCTGTCACGCCGCTGGTATTGTCGATTGCAGCCTTCCTTGGGACCGCTCCGATCCTCGTCTCGACCTTCCATCGGCTCTCGCTTATCGGCATTCTGGCCAACCTCCCGATTGTGCCTTTGAGCGGTCTGTTGACAGGGGCAGGGATGCTGTTTGCCGTATTGGCGACGGTCGTTCCTCATTTCCTCGGGTGGTTTACAGTACTCATCGGATGGCTGATCGATCTGCTGGTGGGCCTTGTCGGCTGGTTTGCGCGGCTGCCTTGTGCTTCGGTCCAGCTTTTTTCGCCGTCCATACCGATGGTGATCTGTTACTACGTGACCCTGGGAACGGCAATAGCGGCCATGGGACGCCGGTGGCTCCGCTATACCGCGCTCGCAGCCGCCGCGGCTTGTGTCGTCCTGATCGGCGTCCGCCTGTTGCCCATTTTTCAGAACGGCCCGCTACGGATGACCGTGCTCGATGTCGGACAAGGCGACGCAATTGTCCTGGAACTTCCCGGAAAGCGGACCATTCTCATCGACGGCGGCGGCCTGTTCGATGATCGGTTTGATATCGGCGAGCAGGTGGTCGTTCCGTTCCTGCTATCCCGCTGGATCGGTCACCTGGATGCGGTGATCCTGTCGCATCCGCATCCGGACCACCTGAACGGCCTGCAGGCCGTCCTGCGCCATATCCCGATCGGTCAGGTCTGGGATAGCGGCCAACGGACCGGTATGCCGACCTATCTGTGGTTTGAAGAGGTGCTGCGCGACAAGCGGATCCCCCACAAGATCCTGCAGGACGGCTATCGGACGTCCGAGTTTGCGCCGGTGCAAATCGCGGTACTGCATCCTTCGAGCCCGATGCTGCAAGGCTCTAAACGCGGCCGTTTCTCTGATGTGAACAGCAACTCGCTGGTCTTGAGCGTGAAGTACGGCAAGGTGACGCTGCTCTTGCCCGGCGACATTGAAGAAGAGGCAGAACGCCTGCTGCTTGAACAGGGAACGGATCTGCAGGCACAAGTCCTGAAGGTGCCGCACCACGGCGGACGAACCAGCAGCAGCGAGCCGTTCCTTGCCCGCGTCTATCCGAAGGTAGCGGTGGTCTCCGCCGGCTACCGCAACCGCTTCCGGCACCCGCATCCGGAGACGCTGGATCGATACCGCGCAAATGGCATTCATCTGTACAGAACCGACCTGAACGGCGCAGTGACCGTATCGAGTGACGGCAACACTATCGACGTGACGACCTTTCGGCAGTCCGGTCGGCGCTTCTGGCGGGATGGATGGTAG
- a CDS encoding protein of unknown function (Evidence 5 : No homology to any previously reported sequences) yields MPLLTAHLGPIAEQKLVESLLNGEMTLEPLTFFAGNAFDNKVGVC; encoded by the coding sequence GTGCCTCTGTTGACGGCCCACCTTGGACCTATAGCCGAGCAGAAGCTTGTCGAATCGCTACTGAACGGGGAGATGACGCTGGAGCCGCTCACCTTTTTCGCGGGGAATGCGTTTGACAACAAGGTGGGCGTATGTTAA